Part of the Eshraghiella crossota genome is shown below.
GCTTTCTTCTTTTTTAATTCCTTTAAGAAGTTCCGTATCTCTTATTACGACCTGCAATACGCCGTACATATCTCTTAAATCGATAAAAGAAACTCCACCGTGGTCACGGATATTCTCTACCCATCCTGCCACTTTAAGTTCTTTGCCAATATATGACTCGTCTAAATTTTCAAGAGTCATATCTCTGTAAATATTTCCCATGTTGGTCCTCCTAAAATAATTTTCTGTGATTAAAACCATATCTTCAAACAAAAGAAATCCCGGAATACAAATACATTGTATTCCGGGACGAATAATCACATTATCCGCGGTACCACCCGCATTGAAGAAAATCTTCCTCTCTCGTACTTAACGCGTACCAACGTGCTGACCTACTTAAGTTCAGAAAGCCGGCTCCCAAGTGTTCCCGCTATTCCGTCCCTCCTGAAGTCACTCTCAGTCGATGATGTCTTCTTCCTGTCGGGGTCCATGAATACGAGTCTTGTTCATTGCCTTTCACTATGGAATAAATAGTATCACATACAAAATATTAATGCAAGGGGGAAAATGAGTATTAGATATTCTGTCCCATCTATTTCTTAAAAACAATCTCTTTCTGATAATTATTCATCTTTTTTATACCATTAATGATAAGTAGGTCTTATATATTCTACCTGACTTACTTTTTCATCTTTTTCAATTTCAGCTACTATTGTTTTTATATCTGACTCACTTTTTATATTTTTAATACGTATTTTACAGATAAAAACATTTTTTTGCGGAACAACAACCACTTCATCAGGATTTTGCTCTTTATATTTCTTTATGTCTTCGGAAAAATTTGTATAACCTACCTCTTCAACGGAATATTTATCTTTTATGGAAGCGACAATTCCATTCTCACACTGTTCCTCATTATCTGCTTCATAGTAAAAACTTAATACAATCTCATCCTTGTATTTTAAAGTTTCCTCACTTTCTTCCGTTATGATAACCTGCTCATCCTGCTTTTCATATGGATATGACATTTTTACTAACCCTACATTTTTAACTTCACCCATACCCTGCTTAATTTTTTCTGCTTCTGTCTCATCTTTTATATTATCCAACAAGAGTGTGCAGATTGTTACTTTACCGGTTTCGATGTTAAACATATTTTCATTCAAATCATATTTATCCCTGAATTCATCAGCCTGTTCTTCATCTGTCTTATATTCTTCTGACAATATCTCATACTTATCTCCAAGCCATTTGTGCAGTTCCTCTTTACATGAAGATACATCCGAAGATTCAAAATATATAATCAGTTCAAGTGTTTTTCCCGTATTACTGTTGCTTTTACCACAACCCGTAATCATAACAATTGCGGCAACTAAAGCAAATATAAATCCTAATTTTTTCATTATTCATTACCTCCTTATTTTTTAAGGCACCCCTCCCATTTTCAGGTCAGGATGCCTTAAATTAAAATTATTTAATAATCTTCTTCATTCTCTCGATGGCTTCTACGGTATTTTCGTATGTACCGAATGCTGTCAGTCTGAAGTAGCCCTCGCCGCTTGGTCCGAATCCTGAACCCGGTGTTCCTACAACATTGGCATTTTCAAGAACATAGTCGAAGAATTCCCATGAAGTCATTCCGTCTATTGTCTTTAACCAGATATATGGAGCGTTGACACCGCCTGATACAGAGTATCCGGCATTCTTAAGTCCGTCCTTGATTACCTTTGCATTTTTCATGTAGTAAGCAACCTGTTCCTTAAGTTCTGCCTTGCCGGCTTCGGAATATACCGCTTCTCCGGCTCTCTGCACGATATAAGGTGCTCCGTTATACTTAGTGCCGTGTCTTCTTGCCCAGAGAGCATTAAGTTTCACACCGTCACATTCAAGTTCTTTTGGAATTACGGTATAACCAAGTCTTACACCTGTGAATCCTGCATTCTTTGAAAAACTCTTGAGCTCGATAGCACATGTCTTGGCACCGTCACACTCATAAATTGTGTGAGGAACATCCGCATCCGATATATATGCTTCATAAGCTGCATCATATATGATAAGTGATTTATGCTCGTTAGCATAATCAACCCATTTCTGAAGTTCTGTTTTGTTAATTGTAGCTCCCGTAGGATTATTAGGGAAGCAAAGATATATTATGTCAGGTACTTCCTTTGGAAGCTCGGGAGCGAAATTATTTTCTTCCTTGCAAGGCATATATATAACATTACTCCATGTTCCTGTTGTACTGTTATAGTCGCCTGCCCGTCCTGCCATAACGTTAGAATCCACATATACAGGGTATACAGGATCACCTACTGCAATTCTGTTATCAAGTCCGAGTATCTCCTGGATATTACTTGAGTCGCATTTTGCACCATCAGATACAAATATTTCATCAATGGCAATATCAACGCCTCTTGTCTTATAGTCACCGTCAGCTATTGCCTTACGCAAAAATTCATATCCAAGGTCAGGTGCATATCCGTGAAATGTTGCTGCATTACCCATTTCATCAACTGCTGCATGCATTGCCTTAATAATTGTAGGTGCAATCGGCTGTGTTACGTCGCCGATACTTAATTTGATTACCTTTTTGTCGGGATGAGCGCTTTTATATTCCCTTTCCTTTCTTCCTACTGTGGAAAAAAGATAACTTCCAGGTAATTTAAGGTAGTTTTCATTAATTTTGAACATATTGTTTCCTCCGGAATATTATATATTTTATCGGTTCCATTCACCGGTAAATACAATATTGGCAGGTCCTTCCATATAAACAACGTCAGCTTCCCGGTCCCATGTTATCTTTAAGTCACCGCCCAGAAGCTTTACTGTTACGCTGTCATTGCAAAGACCGTTAAGAATAGACGCCACCGCTACCGCACATGCGCCTGTTCCGCAGGCAAGAGTCTCTCCTGAGCCTCTTTCCCATACTCTCATTGAAAGAGTATCTCTGTCTATAACTTCGACGAACTCTGTATTGACCCTGTCAGGGAAAATACTGTCATTTTCAAATACAGGTCCGATTTTTTCAATTTCAAGATTCTTAATATCATCCATGTATGTAATACAATGAGGATTACCCATTGACACACAGGTTATCCTGTAGGCATTGCCGCCAAAAATAAATTCCTTGTCAATAACAACGTCCCCGTCCGCTTTGACAGGTATAAGGGCAGGAGTAAATTCAGGCTTACCCATATTAACCCTGACTGACTTCACTGCTTTGTTTTCAATATTGAGACTAAGGTATTTTATTCCTGCTAAGGTATCCACGGTTATTTCTGTCTTATCGGTAAGTCCGTAATCATATACAAATTTGCCGACGCACCTTATTCCGTTGCCGCACATCTTTCCCTGGGAACCGTCTGCATTATACATTTCCATAAAAAAATCTGCTTTATCAGAAGGTTTGATAAGAATAAGTCCGTCAGAACCGATTCCAAAGTGTCTGTCACTTACTTCAATCGCAGTCTTTGAAGGATCAGCAATCTGCTCCTCAAGGCAATTTACATATACATAGTCATTTCCAAGACCTTCCATCTTAGTAAATTTCATAGGTTACCTCTTTCTATCAACATCTGTACAGACATATTACCATGCCCGCTGTCTCTACAAGGCTGTTACCACTGTCCATACTGCATTTCTGCAGATACGCATGTGCTTCAGACTCTGACATATTATTTCTGTCCATCAATACACTTTTTGCTTCTTTAATTACTTTTCTGTCTTCTTCGGTTCTGAATTTTGGTACAACTCTGTCCTTCTTGCGGCGCCTTGTCTGTGCTTCAAACATCATATGAACTGTATTTAACAGATCAAAAATTTTGAGAGGAGTACCAATTTTAATAATATGGGTATCCTCTCCATCAAGCCAGTGGCCTTTAGATGCCACCAAAAGCATCTCAAAACCATCCGGCAAATCTTCTTTTAACTGTGTGTAATACATATCCGTAAAACGGTAACTGCATACCACAATTCCTTCATTCAGCTTATTTACATACTCAAGTGCCTGTGCGCCACTTGTACATACATAATCAACATTAATACCATTTTTAACAAGAACAGCTTTAATTTTATTGCCATCATCCAGCTTTGGGAAAACAACTACAACGTTCTCCATATTACTGCCTCCGGTGATTGGATATTAATATGTACTCAGATACTGGTTGACTTCCCATTCACTTACGGCAACCTTGTATGATTTCCATTCCGCCTTCTTAGCTTCGATATATTTTTCTGCTGTCTCTTCGCCAAGGAATTCCATGATGAGTTCATCTTTTTCAAGGTGCTTTACTGCATCAATAAGAGTCTCAGGAAGACTGTCAATTCCTCTTTCTCTTCTTTCTTTCTTAGTCATGGCATAGATGTTCGCATCAACGCTG
Proteins encoded:
- a CDS encoding ANTAR domain-containing response regulator gives rise to the protein MENVVVVFPKLDDGNKIKAVLVKNGINVDYVCTSGAQALEYVNKLNEGIVVCSYRFTDMYYTQLKEDLPDGFEMLLVASKGHWLDGEDTHIIKIGTPLKIFDLLNTVHMMFEAQTRRRKKDRVVPKFRTEEDRKVIKEAKSVLMDRNNMSESEAHAYLQKCSMDSGNSLVETAGMVICLYRC
- a CDS encoding LL-diaminopimelate aminotransferase — protein: MFKINENYLKLPGSYLFSTVGRKEREYKSAHPDKKVIKLSIGDVTQPIAPTIIKAMHAAVDEMGNAATFHGYAPDLGYEFLRKAIADGDYKTRGVDIAIDEIFVSDGAKCDSSNIQEILGLDNRIAVGDPVYPVYVDSNVMAGRAGDYNSTTGTWSNVIYMPCKEENNFAPELPKEVPDIIYLCFPNNPTGATINKTELQKWVDYANEHKSLIIYDAAYEAYISDADVPHTIYECDGAKTCAIELKSFSKNAGFTGVRLGYTVIPKELECDGVKLNALWARRHGTKYNGAPYIVQRAGEAVYSEAGKAELKEQVAYYMKNAKVIKDGLKNAGYSVSGGVNAPYIWLKTIDGMTSWEFFDYVLENANVVGTPGSGFGPSGEGYFRLTAFGTYENTVEAIERMKKIIK
- the dapF gene encoding diaminopimelate epimerase yields the protein MKFTKMEGLGNDYVYVNCLEEQIADPSKTAIEVSDRHFGIGSDGLILIKPSDKADFFMEMYNADGSQGKMCGNGIRCVGKFVYDYGLTDKTEITVDTLAGIKYLSLNIENKAVKSVRVNMGKPEFTPALIPVKADGDVVIDKEFIFGGNAYRITCVSMGNPHCITYMDDIKNLEIEKIGPVFENDSIFPDRVNTEFVEVIDRDTLSMRVWERGSGETLACGTGACAVAVASILNGLCNDSVTVKLLGGDLKITWDREADVVYMEGPANIVFTGEWNR